GTAAAGTATAGCTAACACCAGCAGTGATTGAACACATCTGGCTTTCAGAAGCCTATGTTGAGATTCAGAAGGCATTCATTGAGTCAAGTCTTTTTATGCTGTGTAATTTAATAGTCAGGAATGCTGGACGAGAGAGAAAATAGCAACCAATTTGACAGCTCAATATGTCTATAGTGACACCGAAATGCAGAAGGAAAGTGTTTCTGATTTCAAATAGTCGGGATTAGACGCGACAGAATTGAAATGGAACAGTGGACAGCAAGGCTGTTATCCAACTTGTTCCCTGTCAGGCCATAAGCATTTATCAGAATGAGATGTAAATGTATAAGAgcacttcttctttttctcttgctGAAAATAAATCCTTGAGAAATCTTAACCCTGATGCGGCTTAGCAGACCCCTCCGCATGTTTACGCTTACATAACCAAAACCAAATATGCATTTCAAAGATGTTTGCACCCTCACTCTACAATTAATATTTAGACACATATTCTGTAATGCACATGCATGTACACATAGcaacaaatacaataacaaatagtctggttcattacatactgtctatgcactttatgtgttttttatgcacaccgttcattgcaccttatttgtttcatagcaccaacatttttatactgtatattcatatttattctgcactggaattctattctactccttaatacatactccttctttcgacactttatattttattgtatttttattgtatttttatattttattgcttgaagtatgactaggttgttctttttatttaattgtcattgtctatgtgtgtaatgctgctgctacactgtaaataaaaaataataaattatatctatctatctatacatgCAACATAAGTTCAGAGGAACCTGACAGCTCACCACCACACAGAGAAACATCATCCATAACAGCCCTGTCTTTAAAGTCTGCACACGATCAAGCCATAAAATCCACATCCTAGTGATATTTTGACTAAAATCCCTTTTCTGTCTTAGAGCATGGGTCCCATGGTACAATTAAGGCATGCTTAACATTCACAAATGAAATCCCTTAACAGTCCTTTGAAGAACCAAGACTGCAACAAGCACTTGGGATTACAGAAATGTCTGTGGTGGCCTGATCAGCAACACTGTTCAAATAGCTGACTAATAGAGTTGAGAGTATTGGTTTGTCTTTTCAGCATAGGGAGGCTCCAATGATGACTCACTCATTGATGTTTAATGAGTCACTCTTAAAAAGGCATCTCTGTGTAAATAAGGGAATATGTCTGGTTGTTTTGTTGCCTCACGACTGATCACCATTTCAAAATTGCTTTTTTGTTCGTGATTGTTCATCTAGCTTCTAAGACTGgagaatgacacaaaaacaaaagttttagtATTAGCTTTTTTTGTAGTCTTGCTGTTATATAGCATCACTAATCATGAGGCCCAGAAGTGTCAGGGCCCCTCAACTCAACACATACCAACCTGAAAAGGGACTCAAAATGACTGCTAAGAAACAAAGACTAAgatacaaagagatgcaaaaacagAACGAGGAGAACAAACAAGCTTCAAAGACATGCagaacagctgcaaagagacacaaagagacacacaatgactgtgGAAAGGggcagaagagaaaaaagagagactcaaaacaactacaaaagagGAACAACttcttcaaaaagacacaagatgactacaaagagaaagaaagcaacaacaaaaagaggtgaAACAGCTGTAAAGTCTGTGTGTCGAGGTGGTTCCcatgcccaggggcccattgttcATCATCCTAATTACTAATTActaattttaaaagaagaaaatgtaaaaaatttcCCTCTCAgtgtaaaatgtattcatttatatgattgaaacattttgtatttccaTTATTGGTGTCGGTTATCAAATTGAAATCAACCACATTTAGTGGAATGAAaactttttgtggttttgtgatCCTCAAGTGTTAAATTTTTGATGAGACAACTGAAACTTTGTAAATAATTAAAGGGGCCCTCCACCACCTATTTTGCACGTCAAGTTCAGTTTCGGTGCATGTACTGTTCGGTCTGTGAAAACACTTGTATAGTAGCTCCTGGGACTGTGGAGGAGCCTTGTACACTGGTGTCATCAGGGTTATGTCGGCTTGGACTTGGACTACAGATTTATAACAAAAGTCTGCATGATTTACTGACAATGTGGAAGATAAAAGATGTAAACAATTAGCAGGCAGGAAGggtgtagcaaaaaaaaaaagccatttggttgcattatgggaagcGTAAGATCCAGGATTTTAGGACCTAAAAGTCGGAGATAGAAGATATCTCAGATATCTCAGATATCAGTTATTGCATCAATTGTGACTCTTATTTTCAAATCTGATTTCCTTCAATTTTTCTGAAGGTGTAATATCACTAATGTATCTATTTTCCATTCAAACCttgctttacaaaatgaaaatgaaatgtctgAAAAGAATGTGCAGTGCTCTTCTTCTTGTTAATATGAAGAgggttgtttttattatcaagTGCTTGAACTATTCGTTTCATAATCTACTTCAGATCAACAAGAACCTCGTCCCTCCAATCCCATCTGGTCTCCACAGGAGCTCCTTCATCTCCCTCAGCCtcctccaccccctcctccAGCAGTCATGAACTGGTCTGCATTGGAAGCCCTCCTCagtggggtcaacaaatacTCCACCGTATTCGGTCGTGTCTGGCTGTCCATGGTCTTCGTCTTCAGGGTGATGGTGTTCGTAGTGGCGGCTCAGCGGGTGTGGGGCGACGAGAGCAAGGATTTTGTCTGCAACACGGCCCAGCCGGGCTGCGTCAACGTGTGCTACGACTccatcttccccatctcccaCATCCGCCTGTGGGCCCTGCAGCTCATCTTCGTCACCTGTCCATCACTGATGGTGGTGGGGCACGTCAAGTATCGTGAGAAGAAGGACATGCAGTACGGCGTGTCCCACAAGGGCGCTCACCTGTACGCCAACCCCGGGAAGAAACGTGGCGGGCTGTGGTGGACATACCTGGTAAGAACAGAggaaaagggtttttattttctaacctTGCTGGAGATGTCAcatgcaataaaaaacacagacactgaTGTGTTTCGGCCTTGGCACAACTGAAGTTAGTCATTGTtagaaatgtcaaaaataattgTCATGGATGAATAACTGTGTACAAAAAGCGGGAGAAGAC
This genomic interval from Centropristis striata isolate RG_2023a ecotype Rhode Island chromosome 14, C.striata_1.0, whole genome shotgun sequence contains the following:
- the gjb9b gene encoding gap junction protein beta 9b isoform X2, translating into MNWSALEALLSGVNKYSTVFGRVWLSMVFVFRVMVFVVAAQRVWGDESKDFVCNTAQPGCVNVCYDSIFPISHIRLWALQLIFVTCPSLMVVGHVKYREKKDMQYGVSHKGAHLYANPGKKRGGLWWTYLVSLIFKAGFDAGFLYILYYVYDGYDMPRLSKCSLEPCPNTVDCYISRPTEKKIFTLFMVVSSAFCILMCICEMIYLICKRIHKLIKRKTEAERRSKTSIRVDPTAASIQNLSNIQEEGTSKKK